One window of the Dehalococcoidia bacterium genome contains the following:
- a CDS encoding DapH/DapD/GlmU-related protein — protein MVRGRVDPQAKLRALERRWRQILHQRLETWAQLQEMGVAVEDPLTVSIGPEVQLGPDTVIYANTVVTGHTVVGRGCHLGPNTIIVDSIIGDGCRVVASVVEGAVLGQEVQVGPFAHIRHGSHLEDGVRVGNYAEVKNSHLGKGTQVNHFSYVGDAQVGEGVNIGAGTVTCNFDGHQKHQTVIEDRAFIGSGTMLVAPVRVGEGAITGAGSVVVRDVPAGATVVGVPARPLTRRGAGDGGGRQ, from the coding sequence CGACTGGAGACATGGGCCCAGCTACAGGAAATGGGGGTGGCGGTGGAGGACCCTCTCACTGTGTCCATAGGCCCCGAGGTGCAATTAGGCCCAGACACAGTCATATATGCCAACACGGTGGTGACTGGCCACACCGTGGTGGGCCGGGGCTGCCACCTGGGGCCTAACACCATCATCGTCGATTCCATCATCGGCGATGGGTGCCGAGTGGTGGCCTCGGTGGTAGAAGGGGCGGTGTTGGGCCAGGAGGTGCAGGTGGGGCCCTTCGCCCACATCCGCCATGGCTCACATCTCGAGGACGGGGTGCGGGTGGGCAACTACGCAGAGGTCAAGAACTCCCACCTCGGCAAGGGGACTCAGGTGAACCACTTCAGCTATGTGGGCGACGCCCAAGTGGGGGAAGGCGTCAACATAGGGGCCGGAACCGTCACCTGCAACTTCGATGGGCACCAGAAGCATCAGACGGTCATCGAGGATAGGGCCTTCATCGGCAGCGGCACCATGCTAGTGGCGCCAGTGCGGGTGGGCGAGGGAGCCATAACGGGGGCAGGCTCGGTGGTGGTGAGGGACGTGCCTGCAGGGGCCACGGTGGTGGGGGTGCCGGCGCGCCCTTTGACCCGTAGGGGCGCCGGGGACGGCGGTGGACGGCAGTAG